A region of the Sodalis ligni genome:
TTATATTCAACATTATCGCTACCAATGGCCTTTGCAAGGCGAACAGCGAATTCTTGGCTTTGCAAGCGTGGAATGGTGTCATCCAAATAGCCATGCTGGATAAGGAACGGGGAGCATCTGCAGTAATATAGTTTTCTGGGTTAGTTGTATCCATTACGCTCTTATCAACCTTGGTTATCTGTTTCCTCATTAACAAAGACTCAAATGAGTCTTCCGTTGAATGCTTCTGTCCATCTATACCGATTTCTTTCCATTGTTGATCCATCGTCAAAAATTGATCGGAGGATACCAGGCAATAACCGCCTGTACGCGCGTTGAAACATCGGCATTACCCAGTTTAGGATCTTCCAGGGATTTTACATCGGCAGAAACACCCGCCAGCGCCACCAGGTTGCCCCCGGCTGAACCGCCCATCAGGATGATATTATCCGGGTCGAAGTTATATTTATTCGCATTGGCGCGAACGAATTTTATTGCGGCTTTCACATCGTTGATCTGCGCTGGCCAGGGTGCTTCAGGGCTGAGACGATAGTTGATGTTCGCTACGGCATAACCTTTCTGTAAACCATAGAGCGCGGGAACCAACTGGTTGTCCATTTTATCACAACCAAAAAACGCGCCGCCGTGGACGTTGATAATGACCGGGTATTTTAACTTCCACTGTTCCGGAAGAAAGATATCCATCTTTTCCGCAGGCGAAACATTTGCATAACTGACATCGAGATACTTGTTTTTAATCCGAGAAATATCCGGGGCCTGACCGCAAGCGTTTGGTCCTTGCGGTGGGCCAATGATTTTTGCCATGCCAATCTGATGGCATCGGCACATCTGCCGCATGACTCAATGGGATGCCAGCGAAAATGCGGCAAGCAAGAGATATCCAATCCTGTTTTCATTCTTATTACGCTCCTTAAGGCGGTCTTCATATAAGATCGTCAAAACCAGGGAGTTAAAACCTTTTAAATCCGAACCGACGAACTCAATGCGCCAGAAGTCCTTCGCCACGCGAGTTTTGTTGGCAATCTTAATGCCTCGGAAACACAATTCGTGGCGTACGCGCTGCGGTTCACGGCTATGATTATCGTCAGTCTTTTTTTTACCCAAAAGAAAACTCCTTGCGTCACGGTGGAATAAAATGTCCTGGTTGGCGCCCACTGCCATTAGCGCTTCAAAGCGCGGCGACAATACATTTAGCCAAGCTCAGGTCGCCTTCACTCGTGGATCCGCTGACGCCCACGGCGCCGATAATCTCACTGTCGGCACACAGCGGCAGGCCGCCCTTTAACGGCACCAGATGCGGCACGGAAAGCATCGCCACCTCCCCTCGATTGATCATGCTTTCAAACAGCTCGGTACTGTCCTGAATGGCGGCGGCGGTGCGGGCCTTACCTTCCGCTACGCTGGCTGAAATCGGCGGCGCGGCGTCCATTTTGCCGAAGGCCACCAGCTGTCCGGCGCGATCAACCACCGCAATACTGACGGAGATGTTTTGCTTTATGGCGGTCTCGATGCCAAC
Encoded here:
- a CDS encoding GlcG/HbpS family heme-binding protein, which encodes MSNLNYYSANNITFTAAQALLNVGIETAIKQNISVSIAVVDRAGQLVAFGKMDAAPPISASVAEGKARTAAAIQDSTELFESMINRGEVAMLSVPHLVPLKGGLPLCADSEIIGAVGVSGSTSEGDLSLAKCIVAAL